The Coffea arabica cultivar ET-39 chromosome 9e, Coffea Arabica ET-39 HiFi, whole genome shotgun sequence genome has a window encoding:
- the LOC140014565 gene encoding uncharacterized protein: MDWLARYNAQLNCKTKIVELWVPREATLKLDVRGRLDSSALISGIRVRKMLSKGAQGYLAFLINTPSDKVRLEDMPIVKEYPDVFPEELESLPPEREIAFKIDVTPGVAPISKTPYRMAPTELKELKLQLQDLLERNFIKESDSP, encoded by the coding sequence atggactggttagcccgtTACAATGCCCAATTGAACTGTAAGACAAAAATAGTGGAATTGTGGGTTCCGAgagaggcaaccctgaaattggatgtaagaGGTAGATTAGATTCGTCTGCACTTATCTCAGGAATCCGAGTTAGGAAAATGTTAAGTAAGGGAGCTCagggatatttggcttttctaatcAACACTCCTAGTGATAAAGTGAGATTGGAGGACATGCCTATAGTGAAAGAGTACCCAGATGTCTTTCCTGAAGAGTTAGAGTCTTTACCCCCTGaaagggaaatagcttttaagattgatgtgactccggGAGTAGCACCTATATCTAAGACGCCATATCGGATGGCTCCAACTGAGTTGAAAGAATTGAAATTACAATTGCAGGACTTGTTGGAACGGAATTTTATAAAAGAGAGTGACTCACCGTAG